A window of the Procambarus clarkii isolate CNS0578487 chromosome 79, FALCON_Pclarkii_2.0, whole genome shotgun sequence genome harbors these coding sequences:
- the LOC123749947 gene encoding adhesive plaque matrix protein-like — MHSDIDNALTAESQELTAKSQQSQELTTKSQQSQESTAKSQQSHELTAKSQQSQELTTKSQQSQELTAKSQQSQEPTAKSQQSQESTAKSQQSHEPTTKSQQYPGAHNKSQEPTAKSQQSQESTAKSQQSHEPTTKSQQSQEPTAKSQQSQEPTAKSQEPTAKSQQSQESTAKSQQSQEPTAKSQQSQEPTAKSQQSQQYTAQSQESQEPTTKSQQSQEPAAKSQESTAKSQQSQEPAAKSQQSQEPAAKSQQSQEPAAKSQQSQEPTAQSQEPTAKSQQSQEPTAKSQQSQQYTAQSQESQEPTTKFQQSQEPAAKSQQSQELTAKSQQSQEPTAKSQQSHEPTAKSQQSQEPTAQSQESQEPTAKSQESQELTTKSQQSQEPAAKSQQSQEPTAKSQQSQQYTAQSQESQEPTTKSQQSQEPAAKSQQSQESQELTTKFQQSQESTAKSQQSQEPTAQSQEPTAKSQQSQESTAKSQQPQQYITHSQEPTAKSQQSTAKSQES, encoded by the exons ATGCACTCAGACATTGATAATGCACTCACAGCGGAGTCCCAGGAGCTCACAGCAAAGTCCCAACAGTCCCAGGAGCTCACAACAAAGTCCCAACAGTCCCAGGAGTCCACAGCAAAATCCCAGCAGTCCCATGAGCTCACAGCAAAGTCCCAACAGTCCCAGGAGCTCACAACAAAGTCCCAACAGTCCCAGGAGCTCACAGCAAAGTCCCAACAGTCCCAGGAGCCCACAGCAAAGTCCCAGCAGTCCCAGGAGTCCACAGCAAAATCCCAGCAGTCCCATGAGCCCACAACAAAGTCCCAGCAGTACCCAGGAGCTCACAACAAA TCCCAGGAGCCCACAGCAAAGTCCCAGCAGTCCCAGGAGTCCACAGCAAAATCCCAGCAGTCCCATGAGCCCACAACAAAGTCCCAGCAGTCCCAGGAGCCCACAGCAAAGTCTCAGCAGTCCCAGGAGCCCACAGCAAAGTCCCAGGAGCCCACAGCAAAGTCCCAGCAGTCCCAGGAGTCCACAGCAAAATCCCAGCAGTCCCAGGAGCCCACAGCAAAGTCCCAACAGTCCCAGGAGCCCACAGCAAAGTCCCAACAGTCCCAGCAGTACACAGCGCAGTCCCAGGAGTCCCAAGAGCCCACAACAAAGTCCCAACAGTCCCAGGAGCCCGCAGCAAAGTCCCAGGAGTCCACAGCAAAGTCCCAGCAGTCCCAGGAGCCCGCAGCAAAATCCCAACAGTCCCAGGAGCCCGCAGCAAAATCCCAACAGTCCCAGGAGCCCGCAGCAAAATCCCAACAGTCCCAGGAGCCCACAGCGCAGTCCCAGGAGCCCACAGCAAAGTCCCAACAGTCCCAGGAGCCCACAGCAAAGTCCCAACAGTCCCAGCAGTACACAGCGCAGTCCCAGGAGTCCCAAGAGCCCACAACAAAGTTCCAACAGTCCCAGGAGCCCGCAGCAAAGTCCCAACAGTCCCAGGAGCTCACAGCAAAGTCCCAGCAGTCCCAGGAGCCCACAGCAAAGTCCCAACAGTCCCACGAGCCCACAGCAAAGTCCCAACAGTCCCAGGAGCCCACAGCGCAGTCTCAGGAGTCCCAGGAGCCCACAGCAAAGTCCCAGGAGTCCCAGGAGCTCACAACAAAGTCCCAACAGTCCCAGGAGCCCGCAGCAAAGTCCCAACAGTCCCAGGAGCCCACAGCAAAGTCCCAACAGTCCCAGCAGTACACAGCGCAGTCCCAGGAGTCCCAAGAGCCCACAACAAAGTCCCAACAGTCCCAGGAGCCCGCAGCAAAGTCCCAACAGTCCCAGGAGTCCCAGGAGCTCACAACAAAGTTCCAGCAGTCCCAGGAGTCCACAGCAAAATCCCAACAGTCCCAGGAGCCCACAGCGCAGTCCCAGGAGCCCACAGCAAAGTCCCAGCAGTCCCAGGAGTCCACAGCAAAGTCCCAACAGCCCCAGCAGTACATAACGCATTCCCAGGAGCCCACAGCAAAGTCCCAGCAGTCCACCGCAAAATCCCAGGAGTCCTAG